A window of the Tistrella mobilis genome harbors these coding sequences:
- a CDS encoding M23 family metallopeptidase yields MAAAVAAIMGVTLLTTPGTSTAAEYVAFADPLVNSFDPFDMTLRNQAPVAAPDTLTRRLLDERLELRTLTPSTNAAEMGPIIRTATVERGDTIIDLLVRNGVAQEDAYALVDSMRKVFNPRSLKVGQEVTLTFPRQRAGGGSGPVTSFQMAIDAERQIRIERSGLQTSFTAVEVRKELNRQLALASGEIRSSLYEAAAAADLPVSMVSELIKPFSYDVDFQRDIQPGDRFEVLYERMVDEQGRAIRNGDVLAATLVVGGRSLTLYRFDDDWFDPNGKSVRKALLQTPIEGARLTSGFGARRHPLLGYTKMHKGVDFGAPTGTPIMAAGDGVVEKADWFSSYGKYVRIRHNGTYSTAYAHMSRINVRAGQKVKQGQVIGAVGTTGRSTGPHLHYEVLVNNKQVNPKSIKLPVGRTLAAAELKKFRQTVAQVEKQVASLRGASATLASTTTATPGRSTE; encoded by the coding sequence ATGGCTGCGGCCGTCGCGGCAATCATGGGGGTGACGCTTCTCACCACACCCGGAACTTCCACAGCCGCCGAATATGTCGCCTTCGCCGACCCGCTGGTGAACAGCTTCGATCCCTTCGACATGACGCTCCGCAACCAGGCCCCGGTTGCAGCGCCCGATACCCTGACCCGCCGCCTGCTCGACGAACGCCTTGAACTGCGCACCCTGACGCCCTCGACCAATGCCGCCGAGATGGGCCCCATCATCCGCACGGCGACCGTCGAACGTGGCGACACGATCATCGACCTTCTGGTCCGCAACGGCGTCGCCCAGGAAGACGCCTATGCGCTGGTCGATTCGATGCGCAAGGTGTTCAACCCGCGCAGCCTGAAGGTCGGCCAGGAAGTCACCCTGACCTTCCCGCGCCAGCGGGCGGGTGGCGGCAGCGGCCCGGTGACCAGCTTCCAGATGGCGATCGACGCCGAGCGTCAGATCCGCATCGAACGCAGCGGCCTGCAGACCAGTTTCACCGCCGTCGAGGTGCGCAAGGAGCTGAACCGTCAGCTCGCGCTGGCCTCCGGCGAGATCCGCTCCAGCCTGTACGAAGCAGCTGCCGCGGCAGACCTGCCGGTCTCTATGGTGTCGGAGCTGATCAAGCCCTTCTCCTACGACGTCGACTTCCAGCGCGACATTCAGCCGGGCGATCGGTTCGAGGTGCTCTATGAGCGCATGGTCGACGAACAGGGCCGCGCGATCCGCAATGGCGACGTGCTGGCGGCGACCCTGGTGGTCGGCGGCCGGTCACTGACCCTCTACCGTTTCGATGACGACTGGTTCGATCCGAACGGCAAGAGCGTGCGCAAGGCCCTGCTGCAGACCCCGATCGAGGGCGCCCGTCTGACCTCGGGCTTCGGTGCCCGCCGCCATCCGCTGCTCGGCTACACCAAGATGCACAAGGGCGTGGATTTCGGCGCCCCCACCGGCACCCCGATCATGGCCGCCGGTGACGGCGTGGTCGAAAAGGCCGACTGGTTCAGCAGCTATGGCAAATATGTCCGCATCCGCCACAACGGCACCTACTCCACCGCCTATGCCCATATGAGCCGGATCAACGTCCGGGCGGGCCAGAAGGTGAAGCAGGGTCAGGTGATCGGCGCGGTCGGCACCACCGGCCGCTCCACCGGACCGCATCTGCATTACGAAGTGCTGGTGAACAACAAGCAGGTCAACCCGAAGAGCATCAAGCTGCCGGTCGGCCGCACCCTCGCCGCTGCCGAGCTGAAGAAGTTCCGCCAGACGGTCGCCCAGGTCGAGAAGCAGGTGGCGAGCCTGCGCGGCGCCTCGGCCACCCTGGCCAGCACCACCACGGCGACGCCGGGCCGCTCCACCGAGTGA